One genomic segment of Chitinophaga sancti includes these proteins:
- a CDS encoding response regulator translates to MQHHDVIKILVVDDRPDNLWSIESILERESYIIVKANSGRAALKILLKEFDFSLILMDVQMPDMNGFETAAFIYQREKLKDIPIIFITAHSHEEEVIFKGYKAGAVDFIYKPINPELLRIKVGLFVELYRKTQSLIAQEQKLLNTNASLQKEIEEREASELRVLELNKQLLQNNIHLKAVNAELDRFAYIASHDLQEPLRKIRVFSDMIIQKKTAAKR, encoded by the coding sequence GTGCAGCACCACGATGTCATAAAAATTTTAGTAGTTGATGACCGACCGGATAATCTTTGGTCGATAGAATCCATATTGGAAAGGGAAAGCTACATCATCGTCAAAGCAAACTCAGGACGGGCTGCGTTGAAGATACTGTTGAAAGAATTTGATTTTTCCCTGATCCTGATGGATGTGCAGATGCCTGATATGAACGGTTTTGAAACAGCCGCTTTCATTTATCAGCGTGAGAAGTTAAAAGATATTCCGATCATCTTCATCACTGCCCATAGCCACGAAGAAGAAGTGATTTTCAAAGGTTATAAGGCAGGTGCTGTCGATTTCATCTATAAGCCAATTAACCCGGAGTTGTTGCGTATAAAGGTAGGACTTTTTGTAGAGTTGTATAGAAAGACACAATCACTCATTGCGCAGGAACAAAAGCTACTGAATACCAACGCTTCACTGCAAAAGGAAATAGAGGAAAGAGAAGCTTCTGAACTGAGAGTATTAGAGTTGAACAAGCAATTGCTGCAAAACAATATTCACCTGAAAGCGGTGAATGCTGAACTGGATAGATTTGCTTATATCGCATCGCACGACTTGCAGGAGCCACTCCGTAAGATCAGGGTGTTCAGCGATATGATCATTCAGAAAAAAACAGCAGCGAAGAGGTGA
- a CDS encoding response regulator: MLLEETIMQLHLNHQALLPEKKKLIEDLRSQKDVLIHKNVLVVDDDVRNLFALTTAFERFRINTITAESGKEAMSILSENNQIDIVLMDIMMPEMDGYETMQKIRREHKNSALPIIAVTAKAMKGNREKCLEAGASDYITKPLKIDQLLSLMRVWLYR; encoded by the coding sequence TTGTTGCTGGAGGAAACGATCATGCAGTTGCACCTGAACCACCAGGCATTATTACCTGAAAAGAAGAAGCTGATCGAAGATCTGCGTTCTCAGAAAGATGTGTTAATCCATAAGAATGTACTGGTAGTCGATGATGATGTACGTAACCTGTTTGCCCTGACTACAGCATTTGAGCGTTTCCGTATCAATACAATTACGGCAGAAAGTGGAAAAGAGGCGATGAGTATTCTCAGCGAGAATAACCAGATTGACATTGTGCTGATGGATATTATGATGCCTGAAATGGATGGATATGAAACGATGCAGAAAATTCGCAGGGAACATAAGAACAGTGCATTGCCGATCATAGCAGTGACAGCGAAGGCGATGAAGGGGAATAGAGAGAAATGTCTGGAAGCCGGCGCATCTGATTATATCACAAAACCATTGAAGATAGATCAGCTGTTATCGTTGATGAGAGTGTGGTTATACCGTTAA
- a CDS encoding polysaccharide lyase gives MTSKLGVFAFYALTLCCACSKEAASPPPLASASALQTTAVGSAINSSWSVNWNNYADGTYASSSAASDFGNITGWVDSRCWISNGNCRIKLLANALSGAGGVIGNVDISDGSAYEVDYDIRFHSQFEWSRGGKLGFGFSIGDGNTGGDPGWDGNGGSARLMWYQTDAGRVFFQPYLYFKDQSGTYGETFGKSYPSSGSLNKGQWYHVHLYVKSNTGSNTDGHVQYVIDNTIVLDRDIRWTTNDSKRLIKGLTFHTFRGGSEDYWEASADGYIYYDNLVVHKISS, from the coding sequence ATGACATCAAAACTCGGCGTATTTGCTTTCTACGCCCTCACCTTATGCTGCGCTTGCAGTAAGGAGGCCGCTTCACCTCCGCCCCTCGCATCTGCCTCAGCCTTACAAACCACTGCTGTTGGTTCAGCAATAAACAGCAGCTGGTCAGTAAACTGGAACAACTATGCCGATGGTACTTACGCCAGCTCCTCGGCTGCCTCCGACTTCGGCAACATCACCGGCTGGGTCGATAGCCGTTGCTGGATCTCCAATGGTAACTGCCGCATTAAACTCCTTGCCAACGCACTCTCCGGTGCTGGCGGCGTTATCGGCAATGTCGACATCTCCGACGGCTCTGCCTACGAAGTAGACTATGACATTCGTTTTCATAGTCAGTTCGAATGGTCCAGAGGTGGTAAGCTGGGCTTCGGATTCTCCATCGGCGATGGCAACACCGGCGGCGACCCTGGATGGGATGGCAATGGTGGCAGTGCACGCCTCATGTGGTATCAAACCGATGCTGGCCGTGTGTTCTTCCAACCTTACCTCTACTTCAAAGACCAATCAGGTACTTATGGAGAGACTTTCGGTAAATCGTACCCTTCTTCAGGTAGCCTCAATAAAGGACAATGGTATCATGTACACCTGTATGTAAAAAGCAATACCGGTAGTAACACAGATGGTCACGTTCAATACGTGATCGATAATACAATCGTATTAGACAGAGATATCCGCTGGACAACCAATGATAGCAAACGCCTGATCAAAGGATTGACCTTCCACACCTTCCGGGGCGGTAGTGAAGACTATTGGGAAGCTTCAGCAGATGGATACATCTACTATGATAATCTTGTAGTACACAAGATCAGCAGTTGA
- a CDS encoding tetratricopeptide repeat protein codes for MNIFGFWNDSYYLIIILQIVCIIHCLKTGKRDYIYLLILLPMIGCIIYFVREILPEINRGEFLPNLQRVFFPKAAIREWEHRVRISDTVANKMGLAAAYADQQQYDKAILLAEECRKSFPKDLGILQQLGRFYFFDQRYADSIAYMEKAFAQTNANLIKQEDELMYARALEATGMLPPAEEVYKKVIRVHHAIDAMYYYGIFLKNQNRNKEALQQFQTIKDEFHLHPRYVRRMNAQWLRLAKREMAGL; via the coding sequence ATGAACATTTTTGGCTTCTGGAACGACTCCTATTACCTGATTATTATTTTACAGATTGTTTGTATTATTCATTGTCTTAAAACGGGCAAAAGGGACTACATCTATCTCCTGATCTTATTACCCATGATCGGGTGTATCATCTACTTTGTCCGTGAAATATTACCAGAAATCAACAGGGGAGAGTTCCTACCTAACCTACAACGGGTATTTTTCCCAAAAGCCGCTATCAGAGAGTGGGAACACCGTGTCAGGATTTCTGATACCGTTGCTAACAAAATGGGGCTGGCAGCCGCCTACGCTGACCAGCAACAATATGACAAAGCCATTTTACTGGCAGAAGAATGCCGGAAAAGTTTCCCTAAAGACTTAGGCATTTTACAACAGCTGGGACGTTTTTATTTCTTTGATCAGCGGTATGCGGACAGTATTGCCTACATGGAAAAAGCATTTGCACAGACAAATGCGAACCTGATCAAACAGGAAGATGAACTGATGTATGCCCGGGCGCTGGAAGCCACGGGTATGCTACCACCTGCTGAAGAGGTGTATAAGAAAGTGATTCGTGTACATCACGCTATCGATGCCATGTATTACTATGGCATATTTCTCAAAAACCAAAACAGGAACAAAGAAGCGTTGCAACAGTTTCAGACCATTAAAGATGAGTTTCACCTGCACCCAAGATATGTACGCAGGATGAATGCTCAGTGGCTACGACTCGCCAAGCGGGAAATGGCAGGTCTATAA
- a CDS encoding sensor histidine kinase, which yields MNKYVMKITNASIRMQQLVSDLLRFSRHSIQGGDFIDADLNEIVKDALNELEIKIQQSNAIIKIDPLPSIQVIPTLMRQLFYNLISNALKFRKKDVAPEVHIYAQKESPEDAASHLYKIYITDNGIGFESQYAEDIFIVFKRLHSYHEIEGTGIGLSICKKIMEQHNGFITATGELEQGATFVIGIPVKQKEPLPQAL from the coding sequence GTGAATAAGTATGTGATGAAGATCACGAACGCCTCTATCCGCATGCAACAACTGGTCAGCGACTTACTCCGTTTCTCCCGTCATTCTATACAGGGTGGAGACTTTATAGATGCTGATCTGAATGAGATAGTGAAAGATGCATTGAACGAACTGGAGATAAAAATTCAGCAGAGCAATGCGATTATTAAGATTGATCCATTACCGTCTATACAGGTGATTCCCACCCTGATGCGGCAGCTGTTTTATAATTTAATCAGCAATGCGTTGAAGTTCAGAAAAAAGGATGTGGCGCCGGAAGTGCATATCTATGCACAGAAAGAATCGCCGGAAGATGCGGCGAGTCACCTGTATAAGATTTATATCACGGATAATGGAATTGGTTTTGAGAGCCAATATGCAGAGGATATCTTCATCGTGTTTAAGCGGCTGCATAGTTACCATGAGATAGAAGGTACGGGTATTGGGTTATCTATTTGTAAGAAGATCATGGAGCAGCATAATGGTTTTATTACTGCTACAGGAGAATTGGAGCAAGGAGCGACATTTGTAATAGGTATACCGGTAAAACAAAAAGAACCGCTGCCACAGGCGCTATAA
- a CDS encoding two-component system response regulator, whose product MIVSSSNKSNEIDPTWQLVCIPNGRKFVKYLESIEDKELPALMILDYNIPELTGVEIVEELNDQSRYLGIPKIIWSTSSSPVFKARSIELGVVDYITKPSDLASFLTIAKYMLSFVKEA is encoded by the coding sequence ATGATCGTTTCCTCCAGCAACAAATCCAATGAAATAGATCCTACCTGGCAGCTGGTGTGTATCCCCAACGGCAGAAAATTCGTTAAATATCTGGAAAGTATAGAAGACAAGGAGTTACCTGCGTTAATGATCCTGGATTATAATATCCCGGAACTAACGGGGGTCGAAATTGTAGAGGAACTAAATGACCAGTCGAGGTATCTGGGAATTCCTAAGATCATATGGAGTACTTCAAGTAGTCCGGTATTTAAGGCACGTAGTATTGAACTGGGAGTGGTGGATTATATCACCAAACCCAGTGACCTGGCATCTTTTTTAACTATTGCAAAATATATGCTGTCATTTGTGAAAGAAGCATAA
- a CDS encoding DEAD/DEAH box helicase, translating into MVDSAHYLDIYHSRNEETQLVIDILAVYIYPVDKYMLTDAVLKLLDIPQDVIADILEELIAAGVVVKHVTGNYSLDPAMSFFLFPEKVRQPQYLQLIQQVKPYSFYSSSARIQELQQLLIAFFTGEKSLLRAPVMRISGEINEYLPYLCYLLYFPEYKPLLQLFDTDSVQIIYQAAINLQLQSMSPVSILASEPSIINWNVLEGSLKPTDDPFSQAVIALYDQQPDAAFLLFEQGIKQQPKTDRKHMVPLSPVLSFIYAFNLTLLPDSRSFPLITKIVAFYEKKLKADITPAISLLHFHQGRKEKAENMLLILLQGNHGNLISYLALICLQIYLPASKLLKTYKELSTQLLYKGIQNHYRFLTYEYLYLFKDEGFRKKEDAYLEAASVISRKPLLSQLKRTAEWERLLKLLSIPEAPQAEKPQHTTRIAYLVEPTTKEIQVILQSFNDTSGWSKGRPVDMKRFREGVIPGMAPQDVRIGDCLIKQSFYTYGSDDYVFEDRVWSEMAGHPYLFMAHDPDLSFDIVKGEPELLVNKTGKGFTFDSNLPTTDLSKEIIFNRESETRLKVYRLTPKQRTLLQTVQQIPVVPADGKEQLLTALQQIGAHITVHANLEGTSLNIQQRKGDARITVQLQPTADALKASFFVKPFGADPPYCKPGEGAAHIIGVMNGERCQATRDLEEEKGNYARLLELIQQAVAQEIEDDHIIFSDPRDCLQLLEVIHENPELAISEWPEGEKLRIRKVVTTQRMTLTVKSNRKWLECQGELKVDEDMVLSLKELLDNTVQHRSRFIPLRNGSYLALTKKLYRQLQEINSFATADHESVKIQPMAAHMLDEMLEDAGSVETDAAFKAQKQRWKEIISVTPAIPEALQATLRPYQEDGFRWMVRLANLGAGACLADDMGLGKTIQAITLLLHRGAEGPALVVCPASVLPNWINEINRFGPSLRVVVLHAGGDRKELLATAGGFYVVIITYGLLLSERSLLTNIEWDTVILDEAHAIKNYQTRTAKAAMALQAHFRLILTGTPIQNNLNEIWSLFHFINPGLLGTLKHFTRQFTTPVVYNPDSSVKVHLKKLIAPYMLRRTKGAVLDELPEKTEIVKLIPLSHDERAFYEAIRLKAIENIRKYRVSDSKQHLNTLTEIGKLRMAACHPQMLHTEVNIPSSKLAAFLEIVEELISNKHRALVFSQFVRHLELVKRALDDKGISYLYLDGATFIPDREERVKQFQCGTADLFLISLKAGGLGLNLTAADYVIHLDPWWNPAIEEQASDRAYRMGQTKPVTIYRLVMQDTIEEKIISLHRNKRDLADQLLAGSDVSGKLSTEELIALILK; encoded by the coding sequence ATGGTCGATAGCGCGCATTATCTGGATATTTATCACTCACGGAACGAGGAAACACAACTGGTAATAGACATACTAGCAGTTTACATCTACCCGGTAGATAAATACATGCTCACAGATGCCGTGCTGAAATTACTTGATATACCACAGGATGTAATAGCTGACATATTGGAAGAGCTCATAGCAGCGGGTGTAGTAGTCAAACATGTGACTGGCAACTATTCTCTCGATCCGGCTATGAGCTTTTTTTTATTCCCTGAAAAAGTAAGGCAACCACAATACCTGCAATTGATTCAGCAGGTAAAACCCTACTCTTTTTATAGTAGCAGCGCAAGGATACAGGAACTACAGCAACTGTTGATCGCATTCTTCACAGGAGAGAAGTCGTTATTAAGAGCACCGGTGATGCGCATCAGCGGAGAGATCAACGAATACCTGCCTTATCTCTGCTATCTACTGTACTTTCCGGAATACAAACCTTTATTGCAGCTGTTTGATACAGATAGTGTTCAGATCATTTACCAGGCGGCCATCAATCTGCAACTGCAAAGTATGTCGCCGGTTTCGATACTGGCATCGGAGCCGTCTATCATTAACTGGAATGTGTTGGAAGGTTCTTTGAAACCCACTGACGATCCGTTTTCACAGGCAGTGATTGCGCTCTATGACCAACAACCGGATGCTGCGTTTCTTTTATTTGAGCAAGGCATCAAACAGCAACCTAAAACCGATCGTAAACACATGGTACCGCTATCGCCGGTACTATCCTTTATATACGCTTTTAACCTGACATTACTCCCTGATTCCAGGTCATTTCCCCTGATCACGAAAATCGTGGCCTTTTACGAGAAGAAGCTGAAGGCAGACATTACCCCTGCTATCAGTTTACTCCATTTCCATCAGGGTAGAAAAGAAAAAGCAGAAAACATGCTGCTGATCCTATTACAGGGCAATCATGGAAACCTGATCAGTTACCTGGCATTGATCTGCCTTCAGATTTACCTGCCTGCCAGTAAATTACTGAAGACCTACAAGGAGCTCAGCACACAATTACTGTATAAAGGCATTCAAAATCACTACCGGTTCCTGACTTACGAATACCTCTACCTGTTTAAAGATGAGGGCTTTCGTAAAAAGGAAGACGCCTACCTCGAAGCAGCATCCGTGATTAGCAGAAAGCCTTTGCTCTCCCAGCTGAAAAGAACGGCGGAGTGGGAAAGGCTGTTGAAATTACTCTCTATACCCGAAGCACCACAGGCTGAAAAACCACAGCATACAACACGTATTGCTTATCTCGTAGAACCGACTACCAAAGAGATCCAGGTCATTCTCCAATCTTTCAACGATACCTCCGGGTGGAGCAAAGGCCGGCCTGTGGACATGAAAAGGTTCAGGGAAGGGGTGATACCCGGTATGGCGCCACAGGATGTACGAATAGGAGACTGCCTGATCAAACAAAGTTTCTATACTTACGGCTCGGACGATTATGTGTTTGAAGACAGGGTGTGGTCAGAAATGGCTGGTCACCCTTACCTCTTCATGGCCCATGATCCCGATCTCTCCTTTGACATTGTAAAAGGAGAGCCAGAGCTGCTGGTCAATAAAACAGGTAAGGGATTTACTTTTGATAGTAACCTCCCCACCACCGATTTATCAAAAGAGATTATCTTCAACAGAGAATCTGAAACAAGACTGAAAGTATACAGGTTGACGCCTAAACAACGTACCCTCTTACAAACTGTTCAACAGATTCCCGTCGTACCTGCCGATGGCAAAGAACAATTGCTCACCGCCTTACAGCAAATAGGCGCACACATCACCGTACATGCAAATCTGGAAGGTACTTCGCTCAATATTCAGCAACGTAAAGGCGATGCCCGCATCACGGTTCAGTTACAACCTACTGCCGATGCACTGAAGGCATCCTTTTTTGTAAAACCTTTTGGGGCAGACCCGCCCTATTGCAAGCCGGGAGAAGGTGCAGCCCACATTATAGGTGTGATGAATGGGGAACGCTGTCAGGCAACCCGCGACCTGGAAGAAGAGAAAGGGAACTATGCCCGGTTACTTGAACTTATCCAACAGGCAGTGGCACAGGAAATAGAAGATGATCACATTATCTTCTCCGATCCCAGAGATTGTCTGCAACTACTGGAAGTGATTCACGAAAACCCTGAACTGGCTATTTCAGAATGGCCGGAAGGTGAAAAACTGCGCATCCGCAAGGTAGTCACTACCCAAAGAATGACGCTGACAGTGAAATCGAACCGTAAGTGGCTGGAATGTCAGGGAGAGTTGAAGGTGGATGAAGACATGGTGCTGTCGCTAAAAGAATTGCTGGATAATACCGTACAACACAGAAGTCGTTTCATTCCACTCAGGAATGGCAGTTATCTTGCACTCACCAAAAAGCTCTACCGACAGTTGCAGGAGATCAATAGCTTTGCCACTGCTGACCACGAGTCTGTGAAAATACAGCCTATGGCCGCCCATATGCTGGATGAGATGCTGGAAGATGCGGGTAGCGTAGAAACGGATGCCGCTTTCAAAGCACAAAAGCAGCGATGGAAAGAAATCATATCAGTTACGCCTGCTATTCCGGAAGCTTTGCAGGCAACACTACGCCCTTATCAGGAAGATGGCTTTCGCTGGATGGTACGATTAGCGAACCTGGGCGCCGGCGCTTGTCTGGCAGATGATATGGGTCTGGGAAAAACTATTCAGGCCATCACCTTATTGCTCCACAGGGGAGCAGAAGGCCCTGCTTTAGTCGTATGCCCGGCCTCTGTATTACCTAACTGGATTAATGAGATCAATCGTTTTGGCCCCTCTTTAAGAGTGGTGGTACTGCATGCAGGCGGAGACAGAAAAGAGTTGTTAGCTACTGCAGGAGGTTTCTATGTGGTCATCATTACCTATGGGCTGTTGCTGTCAGAGAGGTCACTACTCACTAATATTGAGTGGGATACGGTAATCCTGGACGAAGCACATGCTATCAAAAACTACCAGACCAGAACGGCAAAAGCTGCCATGGCACTACAAGCGCATTTCCGGTTAATACTCACGGGTACCCCTATCCAGAATAACCTGAATGAGATTTGGAGTCTTTTTCATTTCATCAATCCAGGGTTGCTGGGTACACTCAAGCATTTTACCAGGCAATTCACCACACCAGTTGTATATAATCCGGATAGCTCCGTCAAAGTTCACCTAAAAAAACTGATCGCTCCTTACATGTTGCGGAGAACAAAAGGCGCTGTGCTGGATGAATTGCCGGAAAAAACGGAAATTGTCAAACTCATCCCTTTATCTCACGATGAAAGGGCTTTTTATGAAGCGATCCGTCTCAAGGCTATTGAAAACATCCGCAAGTATAGGGTCAGCGACAGCAAGCAACACCTGAATACCCTGACCGAAATAGGTAAACTTCGTATGGCAGCCTGTCACCCACAGATGTTGCATACGGAAGTGAATATCCCCTCGTCCAAACTGGCCGCCTTTCTCGAAATTGTGGAAGAACTCATTTCTAACAAACATAGGGCGCTGGTATTTAGCCAGTTTGTACGACACCTCGAATTGGTAAAACGAGCACTGGATGACAAAGGGATTTCCTACCTTTATCTGGATGGAGCAACGTTTATTCCTGACCGGGAAGAACGGGTAAAACAATTTCAGTGTGGCACCGCAGATCTCTTCCTCATTAGTCTCAAAGCTGGTGGGCTGGGACTCAACCTCACCGCAGCAGATTATGTCATTCACCTGGACCCATGGTGGAACCCGGCGATAGAAGAGCAAGCTTCAGATCGTGCTTACAGAATGGGGCAGACAAAACCTGTGACCATATACCGACTCGTGATGCAGGATACAATTGAAGAAAAGATCATTTCCCTGCATCGGAATAAACGTGATCTGGCAGATCAATTGCTGGCAGGCAGCGACGTTTCAGGTAAGCTTTCTACAGAAGAACTGATTGCTCTCATCCTGAAATAA
- a CDS encoding PAS domain S-box protein, producing the protein MHENSPSDQIAPGGQEIQQIKSTLHAVGIGIWDIDILQNKVVLDTTCKELFGLPPVANINYKMLLDSLHPADRQLVSESVKKLLQKQADNSINLRFRTADVDNRSVRWIQVKGQVYFTPDDTATRLSGMAMDITSEVAANEKAEVAERLSTIAMESSGAGSFTIDFASDTITYSPSLAHMIMGERMGGSQFRDIFLPYVHPEDRKIREQAYEEAMDTSILNYECRFIWKDGTVHWVKIRGKYYYDPTGRPVSFSGIGLDVTESREHSRLLKEVEQRFLLAFNNSSISMAFLDKNGVIQEVNKAFAGLLGYAQSELSGMYYRTIVQADYRRESDKLFASLVNGEQEFYNQIKQYYHQDGSVRWVQVNIATVAMEEANSTHILAIAFDIGNEVAVRKEQQQLLSLVENSNDLIMVSNLEGNVTYINEAGVRLLGLPNKAAAITHSMKDFFDPAFFSQVKDSIIPELLREGKWTGRQTYQHQETGEPLPFMTNAFRLDSPMSGKPIAVAGVARDLRTELEAQKALRESENRFRSLVEEAPVPTALYVGRELIIEVANEAMLNLWDRDSTIIGYPLTRALPEVHGHSFLEIMDHIFNSGEVYHGREMPIDLVINGRETLLYLNITFKPLLNTQGEVYAIMNMATDVTQQVLARNKILENQSFLESEVLERTEELAASNEELAAMNEELQEANLHLVRSNQELEQYAYVASHDLQEPLRKIRIYADLLSNKDDLNIEHKRLVDKINQSSERMSMLIKDLLEFSRLLETGNMMRDVDLTELLLMVTKDFELIIEEKKARINIGKLPVIQGVPLQMNQLFYNLMSNALKFTQEGATPVVEIQARLISLAEAAGYLRMPEQGKQYYDISFRDNGIGFDNKYSEQIFEVFKRLHNRNQYPGSGIGLSLCRRIVGNHGGHMYVLSAPDEGTIFHIILPGKQIVG; encoded by the coding sequence ATGCATGAGAATTCCCCATCTGATCAGATCGCTCCCGGTGGTCAGGAGATACAACAGATAAAATCCACCCTTCATGCCGTAGGAATCGGTATCTGGGATATTGATATTCTTCAGAATAAAGTAGTACTGGACACCACATGTAAAGAGCTATTCGGCTTACCGCCGGTGGCAAATATTAACTATAAGATGTTGTTAGACAGCCTACATCCGGCAGACAGGCAACTAGTGAGCGAGTCCGTAAAAAAACTCCTACAAAAGCAAGCAGACAACAGCATCAACCTGCGATTCAGAACTGCTGATGTAGATAATCGCTCCGTACGCTGGATACAGGTAAAAGGGCAGGTATACTTCACCCCCGATGATACAGCAACACGCCTCTCCGGCATGGCTATGGACATCACCAGTGAAGTCGCAGCCAACGAAAAAGCCGAAGTAGCAGAAAGACTCTCCACTATTGCTATGGAAAGTTCCGGGGCAGGATCATTCACCATCGATTTCGCCAGTGATACCATCACGTATTCCCCCTCGCTCGCACACATGATCATGGGCGAACGGATGGGAGGCAGCCAGTTCAGAGATATTTTTCTTCCTTATGTACACCCCGAAGACCGCAAGATAAGAGAACAGGCTTATGAAGAAGCCATGGACACCAGTATACTCAACTACGAATGTCGGTTTATATGGAAAGACGGCACTGTGCACTGGGTAAAGATCAGGGGTAAATACTACTATGACCCTACGGGCAGGCCTGTATCTTTTTCAGGCATTGGTCTGGACGTCACAGAATCCAGAGAGCACTCCCGTCTACTCAAAGAAGTAGAACAACGCTTCCTCCTGGCATTTAATAATTCCAGCATCAGTATGGCCTTTCTTGATAAAAACGGGGTCATACAGGAGGTGAATAAAGCCTTTGCAGGATTACTTGGATATGCACAATCAGAGCTATCAGGTATGTATTACAGAACTATTGTGCAGGCAGATTACAGGCGTGAAAGCGACAAGTTATTCGCCAGTCTTGTCAACGGCGAACAGGAATTTTACAACCAGATCAAACAATACTATCACCAGGATGGCAGTGTACGCTGGGTACAGGTGAACATCGCTACCGTGGCAATGGAAGAAGCCAATTCTACGCATATCCTGGCGATCGCTTTTGATATAGGCAATGAAGTAGCCGTACGCAAAGAACAGCAACAACTCCTGTCATTGGTAGAAAACAGTAATGACCTGATCATGGTCAGCAACCTCGAAGGCAATGTTACCTACATCAACGAGGCAGGCGTCCGGTTGCTGGGCTTACCCAACAAAGCTGCAGCCATTACTCACTCCATGAAAGACTTTTTTGATCCAGCCTTTTTCAGCCAGGTAAAGGACTCAATCATTCCCGAACTGCTCAGAGAAGGTAAATGGACGGGCAGACAAACCTACCAACATCAGGAAACAGGAGAACCACTGCCATTCATGACAAACGCTTTCAGGCTGGATAGCCCTATGAGCGGAAAACCGATTGCAGTAGCAGGCGTAGCCAGAGACCTGCGTACAGAACTGGAAGCACAAAAGGCCCTTCGTGAAAGTGAAAACAGATTCCGATCACTGGTGGAAGAAGCACCTGTACCTACCGCCCTCTATGTAGGCAGAGAACTGATCATAGAAGTGGCCAATGAGGCTATGCTCAATCTATGGGACAGGGATAGCACCATTATTGGTTATCCACTGACCAGGGCATTACCTGAGGTTCACGGACACTCTTTCCTTGAAATCATGGATCATATCTTCAATTCAGGAGAGGTATATCATGGTCGTGAAATGCCGATCGATCTTGTGATCAATGGCCGGGAAACACTCCTGTACCTGAATATTACCTTCAAGCCATTGCTTAATACGCAGGGAGAAGTGTATGCTATTATGAATATGGCCACAGATGTAACCCAACAGGTGCTGGCCAGGAATAAGATCCTGGAAAATCAGAGTTTCCTGGAATCTGAAGTATTAGAGCGTACAGAAGAACTGGCGGCTTCCAATGAAGAACTGGCGGCGATGAACGAAGAATTGCAGGAGGCAAATTTGCACCTGGTGCGTTCTAACCAGGAACTGGAACAATATGCGTATGTAGCGAGTCATGACCTGCAGGAGCCTTTGCGCAAAATCAGGATCTATGCAGACCTGTTATCGAACAAAGATGACCTGAATATTGAACACAAACGCCTGGTAGACAAAATCAATCAGTCGTCCGAACGTATGTCTATGTTGATCAAAGACCTGCTGGAATTCTCCCGCCTGCTGGAAACGGGGAATATGATGCGGGATGTAGATCTGACAGAGCTGCTACTGATGGTAACCAAGGATTTTGAATTGATCATTGAAGAAAAGAAAGCCCGGATTAATATTGGTAAATTGCCTGTGATACAGGGTGTGCCATTGCAAATGAATCAATTGTTTTACAACCTGATGAGTAATGCATTGAAATTCACGCAGGAAGGCGCAACACCGGTGGTAGAAATACAAGCCCGGCTTATTTCACTGGCAGAAGCGGCTGGTTATCTGCGTATGCCGGAGCAGGGCAAACAGTATTACGATATTTCATTCAGAGATAACGGGATAGGCTTTGATAATAAATATTCAGAGCAGATCTTTGAAGTGTTTAAACGCCTGCATAACAGGAACCAATATCCCGGGTCAGGTATCGGATTATCGTTGTGCAGGAGAATAGTAGGGAACCATGGCGGACATATGTATGTACTGTCAGCCCCGGATGAAGGGACGATCTTTCACATCATTCTGCCTGGAAAGCAGATAGTAGGATAA